TTCTACAATCCAAAAGGCATCTATGCCCAGTCTCATAGGTCTTTGGCAAATGATGTCAAACGCCAAGCCAGATTTTTTCTCGCTCTGGTTTATGGCTTTAAACCGAATCAGACCAAGCAATCAAAGGAGGTTCATATGTCTAAACAACCACAAAACAATAAAGGAACAGCAGTTCTAGGCTCACTAGTCTTTATGGCCTTATACGCCCTAGGTATTTGGCACAATGCTGTCCGAGGAAATATTCCCTTTCTCATTCTTTGGAGTGTTTTACTCCTTGTTAATGTCAGCTATTTGATTTTCCGCTTGAGAAAATAAAAAAGAAAGTGATACAGACCTAAATAGTAAGAAATTTAGGTCTGTATCACTTTTTTGTATATTCAATGATAACTTACCACTTGCTTTCTTCTGGGATAATAATCCAGCAAATGATGTAGAAAAGAAAGCCTGTTCCGAATAAGAAAATCGCTGCAGCCCAAATGAGGCGAATAATGACAGGATCGATGTCAAGATATTTAGCGATACCAGAACAAACACCGGCAATGATTTTGTTGTTTGGATCTCGTCTGAGTTCTTTTTTCATATGATTTACCTCCGTATGCCTTATTATACCATAAGACCTTGAAGTCTAGTATTAGCTTAAGGAAGCATGAAGTAGACGATACCCAGATATTGGAGTGCTGAAGCCAGCATGATGAAGAGGTGCCAAATCATGTGGAAGTATGGTTTTTTCTTAGCGTAAAAAGCTGCTCCAACCGTGTATGACAATCCTCCAGCAAGCATGAGTCCCCAAAAGGCTGGCCCTGTCTTAGTGACGATAGCTGGAATAATGAAGATAACCAACCATCCCATCATCAGATAGAGGAAGAGGGAGAACTTTTCATTGATTTTTTTAGCAAAGATTTTGTAGAGAATGCCAAAAATTGTTGTTCCCCATTGGAGGATGATGATGCTATAGCCTAGCCAACCGCCAACCAATGAGAGGGCAACAGGGGTGTAGCTTCCAGCAATGGCGATATAAATCATGCTGTGGTCAATAATTCTTAGAACCATCTTGTGGGGTGAATTGTAATCCATAGCATGGTAGATGGCTGAGCTCAAAAACATGAGGAATAGGCTGATAACGAAAACAGACATCCCGACAGCAGCTGTCATGCCGTAGCCATTGTTGGCATGAACAGCAGTAATTGGCAGTAAGACTAGCATGGCCACAGCTCCGACGGCGTGAGTCACACTGTTTGCCACTTCCTCACCAAAGCTAAGTTTTTTACTGAGTTTGAGGTTGGGAGAAGTATTAAAAGTAGCAGTATTAGACATTATTTCCTCCTTCAAGGTCGTTCAAAAGTTGATGAGTAGCTGGTAACATTGAAGCGTCTGACAGGCTGAGAGTATGACTTGTGGAGCTTCTTGGGGAAACTGACCATTCATACAGGCTACAAAGTCATTGTAGTAGCTCTTTTGACTTTCAGCATCTGTTCGTAGGATTTCTAAGGTTTTGGCAATCTCAGAAATCTCAAAGACGGTCTTCAGACTAGTGATGACAATAAGTCTAGCTA
Above is a window of Streptococcus salivarius DNA encoding:
- a CDS encoding PspC domain-containing protein, translating into MKKELRRDPNNKIIAGVCSGIAKYLDIDPVIIRLIWAAAIFLFGTGFLFYIICWIIIPEESKW
- the trhA gene encoding PAQR family membrane homeostasis protein TrhA; translation: MSNTATFNTSPNLKLSKKLSFGEEVANSVTHAVGAVAMLVLLPITAVHANNGYGMTAAVGMSVFVISLFLMFLSSAIYHAMDYNSPHKMVLRIIDHSMIYIAIAGSYTPVALSLVGGWLGYSIIILQWGTTIFGILYKIFAKKINEKFSLFLYLMMGWLVIFIIPAIVTKTGPAFWGLMLAGGLSYTVGAAFYAKKKPYFHMIWHLFIMLASALQYLGIVYFMLP